In a genomic window of Bacteroidales bacterium:
- a CDS encoding C69 family dipeptidase translates to MKKMISSAIVFLITMVNMSDNKACTNFIITKGASTDGSVMVSYSADSHTLYGELYHYPAAKHKAGTMRKIVDWDSGKPLGEIPEAPETYSVIGNMNEHQVIIAETTFGGRPELEDSTGIIDYGSLIYLALQRSRSAREAVETMISLVEKYGFYSGGESFSIADKNEAWIMEMVGKGPGGKGALWVALRIPDGYICSHANQARITTFPKNDPDNCLYAKDVISFAREKGWFNGNDDDFSFSDTYNPLDFGGARFCEIRVWSFYKDYDPDMYRYFDYAKGENLKNRMPLWIKPNRKLSPKDVMNGMRDHLEGTELDMRKDIGAGPHGLPYRLRPLTWKVDDKEYCNERVTATQQTGFWFVGQARSWLPDIIGGIFWFGVDDAATSVLTPMYSSMTKIPHTFAVGNGSMLEYSETAAFWIFNQVANFTYLRYDVMSEDVCRVMHEIEDGYLKDITRIDQDALALYKKSPKKAREYLTDYSNKQAESTFQQWKKLSQHILVKYIDGNIKKEKDGKFVPNKYNTTVTSPTQSGYPEWWRKKIVEDTGDKLRVLE, encoded by the coding sequence ATGAAAAAAATGATTTCCTCAGCTATCGTTTTCCTGATCACGATGGTCAATATGTCGGATAATAAAGCATGTACCAATTTTATCATTACCAAAGGCGCTTCTACTGACGGTTCCGTAATGGTTTCTTATTCTGCCGATTCCCATACTCTTTACGGGGAGTTATATCATTATCCGGCAGCAAAGCACAAAGCCGGCACTATGCGGAAAATTGTAGACTGGGACAGCGGGAAACCGCTTGGCGAAATACCCGAAGCCCCGGAAACTTATTCGGTCATTGGAAACATGAATGAACACCAGGTAATCATTGCCGAAACTACTTTCGGAGGACGTCCGGAATTAGAGGATTCAACAGGGATCATTGATTACGGAAGCCTTATTTATCTGGCCCTCCAACGTTCCAGAAGCGCCCGTGAGGCAGTAGAAACCATGATCTCCCTGGTAGAGAAATATGGTTTTTACAGTGGAGGGGAATCTTTCAGTATTGCAGACAAAAATGAAGCATGGATCATGGAAATGGTTGGTAAAGGACCTGGAGGAAAAGGCGCCCTTTGGGTAGCTCTACGCATCCCCGATGGTTATATCTGCTCCCATGCTAACCAGGCACGCATCACGACTTTCCCCAAAAATGATCCTGACAATTGTTTGTATGCAAAAGATGTGATCAGTTTTGCTCGCGAAAAAGGATGGTTTAACGGGAACGACGACGATTTCAGTTTCTCCGACACCTATAATCCGCTTGATTTTGGAGGAGCACGGTTCTGCGAAATACGGGTATGGTCCTTCTACAAGGATTATGATCCTGATATGTATCGTTATTTCGATTATGCCAAAGGCGAAAACTTAAAAAATAGAATGCCGCTCTGGATCAAACCCAATCGTAAATTATCACCGAAAGATGTCATGAACGGCATGCGCGATCATCTGGAAGGTACGGAATTGGATATGCGCAAAGATATTGGCGCCGGTCCTCACGGTCTCCCCTATCGCCTTCGTCCGCTTACCTGGAAAGTTGACGATAAGGAGTATTGCAATGAACGTGTTACGGCAACACAGCAAACAGGTTTTTGGTTTGTCGGTCAGGCTCGCTCCTGGTTACCTGACATAATTGGCGGTATTTTCTGGTTTGGCGTAGACGATGCAGCAACATCAGTATTGACTCCTATGTATAGTAGCATGACCAAAATACCCCACACATTTGCCGTGGGAAACGGTAGTATGCTTGAATATTCTGAAACGGCTGCTTTCTGGATATTCAACCAGGTAGCCAATTTCACCTACCTACGTTACGATGTCATGAGTGAAGATGTTTGCCGTGTCATGCATGAGATAGAAGATGGCTATTTGAAAGATATAACCCGAATAGACCAGGATGCTTTAGCGCTGTATAAAAAAAGCCCCAAGAAGGCACGTGAATATCTTACAGATTATTCCAACAAACAGGCAGAATCAACTTTTCAGCAATGGAAAAAATTAAGCCAGCATATATTGGTAAAATATATTGACGGGAACATAAAAAAGGAAAAAGATGGGAAATTTGTTCCCAATAAATATAATACTACAGTAACATCCCCTACTCAGAGCGGTTATCCGGAATGGTGGCGTAAAAAAATTGTTGAAGATACCGGTGATAAACTGAGGGTACTGGAATAA
- a CDS encoding twin-arginine translocase TatA/TatE family subunit, which translates to MNLYILLGMVGPWQVVIIIVAILLLFGGKKIPELMKGLGQGMKEFKKATSDMKAEMDSEIKDVKEVIDQDKEEK; encoded by the coding sequence ATGAATTTATATATTTTATTAGGAATGGTCGGCCCATGGCAGGTTGTCATCATCATAGTCGCCATACTTCTTTTGTTTGGCGGAAAAAAGATTCCCGAACTAATGAAAGGTCTGGGACAGGGAATGAAGGAATTTAAAAAAGCCACTTCGGATATGAAAGCCGAGATGGATTCGGAAATTAAAGATGTAAAAGAAGTCATTGATCAGGACAAAGAGGAAAAATAG
- a CDS encoding putative glycolipid-binding domain-containing protein, translating into MHQNILWEGKKNESLEYCLINTVPEGFEINSVVFGKSEGNVFEYEYQIKLSPKWITMSFLINNLLCNDEPFSMISDGKGKWRINGEQLNEYSGCMDIDISLSPFTNSLPINRLKIDNAADKEINALYIDILNRRISLVHQRYTRIGHFRYLYENLNNNYQAYLHVDDSGIIIDYPEEFRRKHHIIFNKK; encoded by the coding sequence ATGCATCAGAATATTCTTTGGGAAGGTAAAAAAAACGAATCGTTGGAGTACTGTTTGATCAATACGGTACCTGAAGGCTTCGAGATCAACTCTGTGGTTTTCGGGAAATCTGAAGGTAACGTATTTGAATATGAATACCAGATCAAACTATCGCCCAAGTGGATCACCATGTCTTTCCTGATCAACAACCTTCTTTGTAATGATGAACCGTTTTCAATGATATCAGACGGTAAAGGAAAATGGAGGATCAACGGGGAACAGTTGAATGAATACTCAGGGTGCATGGATATCGATATTTCCCTGAGCCCGTTTACTAACTCTTTGCCGATAAACAGGCTGAAAATAGACAATGCTGCAGATAAGGAAATCAATGCGTTGTATATAGATATCCTGAACCGGAGGATTTCACTGGTACATCAACGATATACCCGGATTGGACACTTCCGGTATTTATATGAAAACCTGAACAATAACTATCAGGCTTATTTGCATGTCGACGATTCCGGAATAATTATCGATTATCCTGAAGAATTCCGGAGAAAGCACCATATCATTTTTAACAAGAAATAA